Within the Streptomyces vilmorinianum genome, the region TCGAGCACCGGGACGGTCGGCGGCTGGCTGTCCAGCTTGGAGAAGAGCACCTTCTCGTTGGTGATCGTCCGGGAGGTCAGCCGGGCGATCTTGTGACGGGAGAGGTGGTCCCGGCGGCCGTTCTGGTCCAGCTGGGTCAGCAGGCACTTGCCGACCGCGCTGGCGTGCGCGGCCGAGCGGAAGTCCACCCACTCGTTGACCTTGGGCGTGCGCGGGCCGTCGGCGAACTGGGTGATCTTCACCTCGCCGTCGATGTACCGGCTGATGTAGACCGCCGCGCCGACGGAGTCGCGCAGCTCGGTCAGTGTCTCCTGCAGCTTGCCTTCCAGCGCTTCGCGGCGGGTCAGACCGGAACCGAGGAGGACAAGGGAGTCGCCGATCACATAGGCGCCGTCGGCGACCTGCTCGACGTACCCCTCGCGACGGAGCATCAGCAGCAGGGACGACAGATGGGCGACGGGCAGACCGGTCTCACGAGCGATCTGGACGTCCGTCACCCCGCCACCGTGCCGTGAGACCGTCTCAAGGACGCGCAGGGCGTATTGCACCGAATGGAACGGCGCGGTGGGCTCGGGCTTCAGCGCCACGGTTTCCCCCTACCAGGTTGTGACCGCAAGCTTCCGTACCACGATAGCCGTCAAGCTCCGTTTTCGGGGCGGCTGTTGGCGAGATTGATGCGGCGCCCCAGCGCCGTACGCTGGGGCGCACCACCCTGGCATATGCCATGGTCAAAGCTGTGCGGTAGAGGCTGAGGTCAGAGCACCGCACCGAGAAACTCGCGGGTACGATCATGGTCGGGATCCGAGAAGATTTTTTCTGGAGAACCGGACTCGATCACCCTTCCCGCGTCGAACATCAGTACCTCGTCCGAGATGTCACGGGCGAAGTTCATCTCATGCGTCACACAGATCATGGTGATGTCCGTGGTCCGGGCGATCTCCCGGAGCAGATCCAGCACACCGGCCACCAGCTCCGGGTCGAGCGCCGAGGTCACCTCGTCGAGCAGGAGCACCTTCGGCTCCATCGCGAGCGCCCGCGCGATCGCGACCCGCTGCTGCTGACCGCCGGACAGCTGCGCGGGCCTGGCCTCGCACTTGTCGGTCAGGCCGACCAGGTCGAGCAGTTCGCGGGCGCGCGCCTCGGCCTCCTCGCGGCTCCTGCCGAGGGCGCGGACCGGCGCCTCGGTGAGGTTGCGCAGCACCGACATGTGCGGGAAGAGGTTGAAGTGCTGGAAGACCATCCCGATCTTCTTGCGGGCCTCCCGCCGTTCCTTCTCGCCGGCCGGGTGCAGCAGACCGCCGTTGACCCGGATCGTCCCCGAGTCGGGCTTCTCCAAGGTCATCAGGAGCCGCAGGATCGTCGTCTTGCCGGAACCGGAGGGTCCGATCAGGGTGACGTGCTTGCCCGGCCGGACCGAGAAGCAGAGATCGTCGAGGACCGTCTGGTCCCCGAAGCGCTTGGTGACGTTCTCGAAGCGGACGAGCGGATCGATGGTTTCAGTGGGCAAGGCGGCGCTCCAGAGTGCGGACGAGCAGGGAAGCGGGATACGCGATCAGGACAAAGGCCACACCGACCACCGTGAGCGGCTCGGTGTACTGGAAGGTGGCCGCGGACTCCAGCCGCGACTGCTGGAGGAGTTCGAGCACGCTGATCCCGGCGAGGAGCGGGGTGTCCTTCAGCATCGCGATGACGTAGTTGCCGAGCGCGGGCGCGATCCGGCGCAGGGCCTGCGGCAGGATCACCGCGAGCCAGGTCCGGTGCCGGGGCAGGCTGAGCGCCGTCGCGGCCTCCCACTGCCCGGCCGGTACGGCGTCGATGCCGGCCCGGTAGACCTGCGCGGTGTACGTCGAGTAGTGCAGTCCGATCGCGAGCGTGCCGGTGGTCAGGGCGGAGAACTGCACGCCCCACTCCGGCAGGACGAAGAAGAGGAAGAAGAGCTGCACGAGCAGCGGCGTCGTGCGGACGAACTCGGTGACGGCGTTCACCGGCCAGCGCACGAACCTGCTGCGGGCCCGGAAGCCCAGCGCCCACACCAGACCCAGCGTGAACGAGATCAGCGAGCCGAGCACCAGCACCTGAAGGGTGACGAGGAGGCCGTCCCAGAAGCGCGGCAGGAAATCGGCCACCGCGGACCAGTCCCAGTTCACTTGGCCACCACCCCCAGGTTCGCCTTGGTCCGTCGTTCGAGGGCCTTCATCGAGCGGGTGATCACCAGCGCGATCACGAAGTAGACGAGGAGGGTCACCGTGTAGATCCCGCCGCTCTCCTGGGTCGCGAGCCGCACCAGATACGCGGCGAAGGACACGTCCCCCACGCCGAGCAGCGAGACAAGGGCGGTGCCCTTGAGCAGCTCGACCAGCAGGTTGCAGAAGGAGGGGATCATCTCGGGCACGGCCTGCGGGAGCAGCACGAGCCGCAGCCGCTGCCAGGGCGTGAAGCTGAGCGCGACGCCCGCCTCGCGCTGCGCCTTCGGTACGGCGTTCAGGGCGCCGCGCACGATCTCGGCGCCGTACGCCCCGTAGGAGAGGCCGAGCGCGAGGATCGCCGCCCACATCGGGACGAGCTGCCAGCCGGCCAGCGGTGGCAGGACGAAGAAGAGCCAGAACATGAGGATCAGCGCGGAGGTGCCGCGGAAGACCTCGGTGTAGAGCCCGGCCAGGAAGCGGACGGTGCGGGAGCGGTGGGTGCGGGCGGCGCCGACGGTGAAGGCGACCAGCGCGGCGAGCGCGGCGGAGGCGATCAGGAGCTGGAGGGTGATCCAGATGCCGGGCAGGACCCAGTTCTGCCAGAGGCCTGCGGTCATCGGCACAGCTCCTCGGCGGTCAGCGTGGTCATCTCGGCCTCGGTGAAGCCGAAGGGTCGCAGGATCCGGAAGAGTTCGCCGCTCTTCTTCATCGTGTGCAGTTCGGTGTTGAAGGCGTCCCGCAGGGCGGTGTCGGTGGGGCGGAAGGCGAAGCCGCCGCCGTCGATCTTCCGCTTGCCGTCGACGACGGCGGCGAAGGCCTCGGTGGCCTCGGCCTTGGCGGACTTGCGGACGACCGAGCGGGCGGTGAGGGCGGTGGCGGCGAAGACGTCGACACGGCCGGACTCGACCGCGTTCAACCCGGCGACCTGGTCCTGGAGGATCACGATGTCCTTCTCCGGATAGCCGGCGGCGACGGCGTAGCCGATCTCGGCGTACCCGCTGCCGGTCGCGAAGCGGGCCTTCGCGCGCACCACGTCCTCGTACGAGCGCAGGTTCTTCGGGTTGCCCTTGCGCACGATGAAGGAGTCGAGCATCTGGTACTCGGGGTCGGCGAAGATCACCTGCTCGCAGCGCTGCCTGTTGATGTACATCCCGGCGGAGACCACGTCGAACTGCTGGGAGTTGAGGCCGGGGATCAGCGAGGCGAAGTCGGTGGCCACGGGCTGCACGCGGTCGATGCCGAGCCGCTGGAAGACGACCTTGGCGAGCTCGGGGGCCTCGCCGGTGAAGGCGCCCTGCTCGTCGACGTAGCCGTACGGCACCTCGCCCGCGATGCCGAGACGGACCGTCCGCTGGGATCTGAGCCGGCCGAGCGTGTCGCCGGAGGCGACCCGGGCGCAGCCCGCCGCGCCGACCGCCGCCGCGGCCGCCGTCCCCCACAGCAGCGTTCGTCGCCGTATCTGATGTGTTGTTCGAGGCATGGGCGCGCGGCTACCCGAAGCTGAACCAGTCATT harbors:
- a CDS encoding IclR family transcriptional regulator, with product MALKPEPTAPFHSVQYALRVLETVSRHGGGVTDVQIARETGLPVAHLSSLLLMLRREGYVEQVADGAYVIGDSLVLLGSGLTRREALEGKLQETLTELRDSVGAAVYISRYIDGEVKITQFADGPRTPKVNEWVDFRSAAHASAVGKCLLTQLDQNGRRDHLSRHKIARLTSRTITNEKVLFSKLDSQPPTVPVLDLQEYAVGTVCAAVPLTAGAAVGCLALSLPIEHAHRLRSAADTLNRRAAPVVLSLAI
- the ehuC gene encoding ectoine/hydroxyectoine ABC transporter permease subunit EhuC translates to MTAGLWQNWVLPGIWITLQLLIASAALAALVAFTVGAARTHRSRTVRFLAGLYTEVFRGTSALILMFWLFFVLPPLAGWQLVPMWAAILALGLSYGAYGAEIVRGALNAVPKAQREAGVALSFTPWQRLRLVLLPQAVPEMIPSFCNLLVELLKGTALVSLLGVGDVSFAAYLVRLATQESGGIYTVTLLVYFVIALVITRSMKALERRTKANLGVVAK
- the ehuD gene encoding ectoine/hydroxyectoine ABC transporter permease subunit EhuD; amino-acid sequence: MNWDWSAVADFLPRFWDGLLVTLQVLVLGSLISFTLGLVWALGFRARSRFVRWPVNAVTEFVRTTPLLVQLFFLFFVLPEWGVQFSALTTGTLAIGLHYSTYTAQVYRAGIDAVPAGQWEAATALSLPRHRTWLAVILPQALRRIAPALGNYVIAMLKDTPLLAGISVLELLQQSRLESAATFQYTEPLTVVGVAFVLIAYPASLLVRTLERRLAH
- a CDS encoding amino acid ABC transporter ATP-binding protein produces the protein MPTETIDPLVRFENVTKRFGDQTVLDDLCFSVRPGKHVTLIGPSGSGKTTILRLLMTLEKPDSGTIRVNGGLLHPAGEKERREARKKIGMVFQHFNLFPHMSVLRNLTEAPVRALGRSREEAEARARELLDLVGLTDKCEARPAQLSGGQQQRVAIARALAMEPKVLLLDEVTSALDPELVAGVLDLLREIARTTDITMICVTHEMNFARDISDEVLMFDAGRVIESGSPEKIFSDPDHDRTREFLGAVL
- the ehuB gene encoding ectoine/hydroxyectoine ABC transporter substrate-binding protein EhuB → MPRTTHQIRRRTLLWGTAAAAAVGAAGCARVASGDTLGRLRSQRTVRLGIAGEVPYGYVDEQGAFTGEAPELAKVVFQRLGIDRVQPVATDFASLIPGLNSQQFDVVSAGMYINRQRCEQVIFADPEYQMLDSFIVRKGNPKNLRSYEDVVRAKARFATGSGYAEIGYAVAAGYPEKDIVILQDQVAGLNAVESGRVDVFAATALTARSVVRKSAKAEATEAFAAVVDGKRKIDGGGFAFRPTDTALRDAFNTELHTMKKSGELFRILRPFGFTEAEMTTLTAEELCR